The Proteiniborus ethanoligenes genomic interval AATTGTTGTATATTTACCAATATATTTGGTAGGTACAGAGTATTTTTTCCCTTTATACCTAATCATAGATTCTTTGGATACCTTGTACTCTTTTTCGTGGTGGAAATATGATAGAAGGACATCCATTTTAGGTAAAGGGTTTAAATACTCTTTCTCTTTTTTAAACCGTAATAAAGGAACTTCATTAGTTGCTTGTGATATCTCATTATTTATCTCCATATTAAATGTATTTACTATTGCTTCTAACTCTTCAAATGTATCAAATTCTTCGTTGTAAGGGGTTAATCTATCTACTAACTTTGCCAAGGTCTCTACCTTACCTTTAGTCTCTGGTCTATATGGCCTACAGGTTATTATTTCAAATCCAGCATCTATTGAAAAGTACTTAAATTTTTGATTAATAGCTACATTTTTAAAGGTTGTCCTACCCCTGTCAACAACAGAGGACATATTATCGAATAATATTTCTTTAGGAACACCACCAAAGTATTTAAAACCATTGGTTAAACACTCAAATAACGTCTCCTGAGTTCTGTCTACAGTTAATTTCAAATATTTAAGTCTAGAGTATCCTAGTACCATTAGAAATATATTAACTTCGAATATTTCACCATGTTTACTAACCATAGTTATGCTTTCTTTCCAATCTACTTGAGCCTGTAACCCTGGGCTTGTGTCAAATCTCAAGGTGGCTTTTTTGATCTCTGACTTCTTATGATCTTTTACAAAATTGTTAACTGTATGATAACCACCAGTGTAACCTTTCTTTTGAATGAACTTATATACAGACATTGAGGTAGAACCATAGTTATCTACTTTATCTATGATAGTTTCCTTGAAATCATCAATCTTACTCTTAAGATTTCTAGGTTTTCTAGTACCTGAACTAGGGTCGTTTAAATACCTATCAATTGTCCTTCTATCACAGTTAAATCTTCTAGCTAATTCACTCTTATTCAAGACATCAAAATCCTCCCCTATCAGCTTAATTTGGTTAA includes:
- the istA gene encoding IS21 family transposase, which produces MRKDVLNQIKLIGEDFDVLNKSELARRFNCDRRTIDRYLNDPSSGTRKPRNLKSKIDDFKETIIDKVDNYGSTSMSVYKFIQKKGYTGGYHTVNNFVKDHKKSEIKKATLRFDTSPGLQAQVDWKESITMVSKHGEIFEVNIFLMVLGYSRLKYLKLTVDRTQETLFECLTNGFKYFGGVPKEILFDNMSSVVDRGRTTFKNVAINQKFKYFSIDAGFEIITCRPYRPETKGKVETLAKLVDRLTPYNEEFDTFEELEAIVNTFNMEINNEISQATNEVPLLRFKKEKEYLNPLPKMDVLLSYFHHEKEYKVSKESMIRYKGKKYSVPTKYIGKYTTISEIDSEIYIYYTKDLIACHRISDKILHYKKEHVKEILRSDALKHYSDERIEEFIENNLKSMDIFLEE